A genomic stretch from Arachis stenosperma cultivar V10309 chromosome 3, arast.V10309.gnm1.PFL2, whole genome shotgun sequence includes:
- the LOC130969998 gene encoding proline-rich receptor-like protein kinase PERK3 isoform X1: MNRPTPPSRTHQPPPPPPPRRYQPPPRRYQPPPPPTPRYQPPPRQQPPPLQQQQQPPPAAPPLHVTAEERGAPIIATKPKRPRPPSGRTNLASCVVATIFLIFIIIVILIVYFTVFKPQDPKIAVSAVQLPSFSVVNGTVNFTFSQYASVRNPNRAAFSHYDSSLQLLYSGTQVGFMFIPAGEIDAGRTKYMAATFSVQSFPLAAPPVAMTGMPTVMNGGGVGFNYGMRVQPTMEIESKLEMAGRVRVLHFFSHRVQATAGCRVAIAVTDGSVLDIVTICLSLSLHG, from the exons ATGAATAGACCCACTCCCCCTTCCAGAACtcaccaaccaccaccaccgccACCGCCACGACGATATCAGCCGCCACCCCGACGATATCAACCACCCCCACCTCCGACGCCGAGATACCAACCACCGCCACgacaacaaccaccaccactacaacaacaacaacaaccaccaccaGCAGCACCACCACTACATGTTACGGCGGAAGAAAGAGGGGCACCTATCATTGCCACCAAGCCAAAGAGGCCACGGCCACCGTCAGGGCGCACCAACTTGGCTTCCTGCGTCGTTGCCACCATCTTCCTAatcttcatcatcatcgtcatccTCATCGTCTACTTCACCGTCTTCAAGCCACAGGACCCAAAGATCGCCGTCAGCGCCGTCCAGCTTCCGTCTTTTTCCGTCGTTAACGGCACCGTCAACTTCACGTTCTCCCAGTACGCATCCGTCAGAAACCCTAACCGCGCGGCGTTCTCTCACTACGACAGCTCCCTACAGCTTCTCTACTCAGGCACCCAGGTGGGCTTCATGTTCATCCCCGCCGGCGAGATTGACGCCGGGAGGACAAAGTACATGGCGGCGACGTTCTCCGTGCAGTCGTTCCCTCTGGCGGCGCCGCCTGTGGCAATGACGGGGATGCCGACAGTGATGAACGGTGGAGGAGTTGGGTTCAACTACGGGATGAGAGTGCAGCCAACGATGGAGATCGAGTCGAAGTTGGAAATGGCGGGGCGCGTGAGGGTTCTACACTTCTTCAGCCACCGCGTGCAGGCCACTGCCGGTTGCAGGGTCGCCATTGCCGTCACCGACGGATCTGTCTTAG ATATTGTCACGATCtgtctttctctctctcttcatgGATAA
- the LOC130969998 gene encoding proline-rich receptor-like protein kinase PERK3 isoform X2, with protein MNRPTPPSRTHQPPPPPPPRRYQPPPRRYQPPPPPTPRYQPPPRQQPPPLQQQQQPPPAAPPLHVTAEERGAPIIATKPKRPRPPSGRTNLASCVVATIFLIFIIIVILIVYFTVFKPQDPKIAVSAVQLPSFSVVNGTVNFTFSQYASVRNPNRAAFSHYDSSLQLLYSGTQVGFMFIPAGEIDAGRTKYMAATFSVQSFPLAAPPVAMTGMPTVMNGGGVGFNYGMRVQPTMEIESKLEMAGRVRVLHFFSHRVQATAGCRVAIAVTDGSVLGFHC; from the coding sequence ATGAATAGACCCACTCCCCCTTCCAGAACtcaccaaccaccaccaccgccACCGCCACGACGATATCAGCCGCCACCCCGACGATATCAACCACCCCCACCTCCGACGCCGAGATACCAACCACCGCCACgacaacaaccaccaccactacaacaacaacaacaaccaccaccaGCAGCACCACCACTACATGTTACGGCGGAAGAAAGAGGGGCACCTATCATTGCCACCAAGCCAAAGAGGCCACGGCCACCGTCAGGGCGCACCAACTTGGCTTCCTGCGTCGTTGCCACCATCTTCCTAatcttcatcatcatcgtcatccTCATCGTCTACTTCACCGTCTTCAAGCCACAGGACCCAAAGATCGCCGTCAGCGCCGTCCAGCTTCCGTCTTTTTCCGTCGTTAACGGCACCGTCAACTTCACGTTCTCCCAGTACGCATCCGTCAGAAACCCTAACCGCGCGGCGTTCTCTCACTACGACAGCTCCCTACAGCTTCTCTACTCAGGCACCCAGGTGGGCTTCATGTTCATCCCCGCCGGCGAGATTGACGCCGGGAGGACAAAGTACATGGCGGCGACGTTCTCCGTGCAGTCGTTCCCTCTGGCGGCGCCGCCTGTGGCAATGACGGGGATGCCGACAGTGATGAACGGTGGAGGAGTTGGGTTCAACTACGGGATGAGAGTGCAGCCAACGATGGAGATCGAGTCGAAGTTGGAAATGGCGGGGCGCGTGAGGGTTCTACACTTCTTCAGCCACCGCGTGCAGGCCACTGCCGGTTGCAGGGTCGCCATTGCCGTCACCGACGGATCTGTCTTAGGTTTTCACTGCTAA